From one Lolium rigidum isolate FL_2022 chromosome 4, APGP_CSIRO_Lrig_0.1, whole genome shotgun sequence genomic stretch:
- the LOC124707798 gene encoding probable glycosyltransferase STELLO2, with the protein MPEMLVQDRVFPDGGSKPPTSPRAAPGSDRRHPRPFAKSLDFSNWASDNSSRLLLILFALASVAAVFLLRGAGPDAAALLCLDRSHPSSAPTTLPYPDVAWSKIRPLAIPSSAPFATFRAARWIVVSVSSPPTAALAALTRVKGWQLLAVGNSHTPTDWDLKGAIFLSLDLQAQLGYRSVDFLPYASHVRKTAGYLFAIQHGAKVIFDADDRAEVPGNDLARHFDVDLGSGIADHPVMLQYSHADPNRTVVNPYVHFGQRSVWPRGLPLDKVGEVAHEAFYTEVFSGHQYIQQGLSDGLPDVDAVFYFTRKPPTAPFDLRFDPEAPKVALPQGLMAPVNSFNTLFHTQAFWGLMMPVSVSSMAADVIRGYWAQRILWEIGGYVAFYPPTIYRKDHVQAYPFAEEKDLHVNVGRLIKFLTEWRSNKRALFERILDLSYAMAEEGFWMEQDVRLTAAWLQDLLAAGYRQPRLMSLEIDRQRATIGEGDMKEFVPKKLPSVHLGVDEIGTVNYEIGNLIKWRKNFGNVVLIMHVSGPVDRVALEWRLLYGRIFKTVIILAEQSNVELAVDRCTLSHAYKYLPKVFGRYGGADGFLFLQDHMILNYWNLLQADKEKLWITDKIAHSWVTVPLESNKEEWFVKQGAMVRQVVGNSPVHFQTKYKESMGKDKIVFCGSELFYVPRRFVEDFGDLVGLVGDLDLHHKIAVPMFFLAMDSPDNFDSEALAGTVFRTNLAANETFSSIYTAQSPAVFPVKVMNEIDFIKVIRLMSKGDPLLMELV; encoded by the exons ATGCCCGAGATGCTGGTCCAAGACCGCGTCTTCCCGGACGGCGGGAGCAAGCCGCCCACCTCCCCGCGCGCCGCGCCGGGGTCGGACAGGCGCCACCCGCGCCCCTTCGCCAAGAGCCTCGACTTCAGCAACTGGGCCTCCGACAACTCCTCCAGGCTGCTGCTCATCCTCTTCGCCCTCGCCTccgtcgccgccgtcttcctccTCCGGGGCGCCGGCCCCGACGCCGCCGCGCTGCTCTGCCTCGACCGCTCCCACCCCTCCTCCGCGCCCACCACGCTCCCCTACCCGGACGTCGCCTGGTCCAAGATCCGCCCGCTCGCGATCCCCTCCTCCGCCCCGTTCGCCACCTTCCGCGCCGCGCGGTGGATCGTCGTCTCCGTCTCCTCCCCGCccaccgccgccctcgccgcgctCACCCGCGTCAAGGGCTGGCAGCTCCTCGCCGTCGGCAACTCGCACACGCCCACCGACTGGGACCTCAAAGGCGCcatcttcctctccctcgaccTGCAGGCGCAGCTCGGCTACCGCTCCGTCGACTTCCTGCCCTACGCCTCCCACGTCCGCAAGACCGCCGGCTACCTCTTCGCCATCCAGCACGGAGCCAAGGTCATCTTCGACGCCGACGACCGCGCCGAGGTGCCCGGCAACGATCTCGCCAGGCATTTCGATGTTGATCTCGGATCTGGCATCGCCGACCACCCCGTCATGCTCCAGTACAGCCACGCCGACCCCAACCGCACCGTGGTCAACCCCTACGTGCACTTCGGCCAGCGGTCCGTGTGGCCGCGGGGGCTGCCGCTCGACAAGGTCGGGGAAGTGGCGCACGAGGCCTTCTACACCGAGGTATTCAGTGGCCACCAGTACATTCAGCAGGGGCTGTCCGACGGTCTGCCGGATGTGGATGCTGTGTTCTACTTCACTAGAAAGCCACCCACCGCGCCGTTCGACCTCAGGTTTGATCCGGAGGCCCCCAAGGTGGCGCTGCCGCAGGGACTGATGGCGCCAGTGAACTCCTTCAATACATTGTTCCACACACAGGCTTTCTGGGGCCTGATGATGCCTGTTTCAGTGAGCTCAATGGCGGCAGATGTGATCCGCGGGTACTGGGCTCAGCGCATCTTGTGGGAGATCGGCGGCTACGTGGCTTTCTATCCGCCGACTATTTACCGCAAGGATCATGTGCAGGCCTACCCATTCGCCGAGGAGAAGGATCTGCATGTCAATGTTGGCAGGTTGATCAAATTCTTGACTGAGTGGAGATCAAACAAGAGGGCGCTGTTCGAGAGGATTCTTGATTTGAGctatgccatggctgaggaggggTTCTGGATGGAGCAGGATGTCAGGCTGACAGCTGCTTGGCTGCAGGACCTGCTCGCAGCAGGGTACCGGCAGCCTCGGCTCATGTCGTTGGAGATCGACAGGCAGCGCGCAACCATTGGGGAGGGTGACATGAAGGAGTTTGTGCCCAAGAAGCTGCCATCTGTGCACCTTGGGGTGGATGAGATTGGCACAGTGAACTATGAGATTGGAAACCTGATTAAGTGGAGGAAGAACTTTGGGAATGTTGTGCTCATCATGCATGTTAGTGGGCCCGTAGATCGTGTGGCCCTGGAGTGGAGGCTGCTATATGGTCGGATATTCAAGACGGTTATCATTCTTGCCGAGCAAAGCAATGTGGAGCTTGCTGTTGACCGCTGCACTCTGTCACACGCATACAA gtatcttcccaaggtgtttgGAAGATATGGTGGTGCTGATGGATTTCTTTTCCTCCAAGACCACATGATTCTTAACTACTGGAACCTTCTGCAAGCAGACAAGGAAAAACTCTGGATTACCGATAAG ATTGCACATTCTTGGGTTACGGTTCCACTGGAGAGCAATAAAGAGGAATGGTTTGTTAAGCAAGGTGCGATGGTTAGGCAGGTCGTTGGTAATTCCCCTGTTCATTTCCAGACCAAATACAAAGAAAGCATGGGCAAAGATAAGATTGTATTCTGTGGCAGCGAACTGTTTTATGTGCCCCGACGGTTTGTTGAGGACTTCGGTGATCTTGTTGGTCTTGTGGGCGATTTGGATCTACATCATAAGATCGCTGTCCCAATGTTCTTTTTGGCGATGGACTCGCCTGATAATTTTGATTCGGAAGCTCTGGCTGGAACAGTTTTCAGGACCAACCTGGCAGCCAATGAGACATTCTCCAGTATTTATACAGCTCAGTCGCCCGCTGTTTTCCCAGTGAAAGTGATGAACGAGATTGATTTCATAAAGGTGATTCGGCTTATGTCCAAGGGAGACCCTCTTTTGATGGAGTTGGTATAA